A genomic segment from Pistricoccus aurantiacus encodes:
- a CDS encoding phasin family protein gives MANTDIKANYEKANQQFESVFFGPARAYANMMLDYTEKLANAQQEALRVYSELGFQQARAALQVKNAEDLRSYVEEQQKAAKEAGEQMKTDAEKVVSISKDFMQQSQELTQDSMKRGQEVAQENMQKGQQQAQEAMQRGEQQVEDSAKNVKASSKK, from the coding sequence ATGGCTAACACCGATATCAAGGCTAACTACGAGAAGGCCAACCAGCAGTTCGAATCCGTCTTCTTTGGCCCGGCTCGCGCCTATGCCAACATGATGCTGGACTACACCGAGAAGCTGGCCAACGCTCAGCAGGAAGCTCTGCGCGTCTATTCCGAGCTGGGTTTCCAGCAGGCTCGCGCCGCACTTCAGGTCAAGAACGCCGAAGACCTGCGCAGCTACGTGGAAGAGCAGCAGAAGGCCGCCAAGGAAGCCGGCGAGCAGATGAAGACCGACGCTGAGAAAGTCGTTTCCATCAGCAAGGATTTCATGCAGCAGAGCCAGGAACTGACTCAGGACAGCATGAAGCGCGGTCAGGAAGTTGCTCAGGAGAACATGCAGAAAGGCCAGCAGCAGGCTCAGGAAGCCATGCAGCGTGGTGAGCAGCAGGTCGAAGACAGCGCCAAGAACGTCAAGGCTT